Proteins from a single region of Desulfonatronum thiodismutans:
- a CDS encoding terminase gpA endonuclease subunit has translation MDCQTNLENWWKDYWSPPALLNPWEWAEESLELSARSTPFPGRFTTVRTPFVRVPLEAFQDPVVRRVTVCFSAQSGKTTVLSVGLAYVIDQAPGPILYTLPSENAALSFSRNRLQPLIQDSPVLARHLTDRKHDFKGLEMMLDRLTINLVGAASPAQLAMRPIRYLFADEIDKWPLGTDREADALSLAIERVKSFRNHKIVLASTPTTDKGAIWQNYQAGSREEYHIVCAECGASFPLEWELIKWPQTLDLEEVRASTWLECPGCKATFTEREKVRLLQAGEWVKTNPLAPADHRSFRINELASPVSRWGDLAVKFLSARAAQKTGDLGPLHSFINSSLAQPWSEPEHMAHKRPEEIQKLCDHRSQGELPDVPLAVLTAGVDTQDNGFWVVIRAWGENMASWLVREMFVPDTDVLVETMLNSRFAHPSGQEFAVRLAFIDSSGHRTAEVYELCRRIPVFKPIKGEQKIFGGTWKNSLLDRYTGRDGKSYPIPGGLQLIRLDTTFYKNMLSAKMSLDPEGPGAMRITADVSGDYFSHMTSEYRDAKGYWQRPKHKRGDLWDCEVYNLACADFLGIRDWKATSVEPKKATVAPKQANPFTEGANPFSRTGRQLPSWFTSRGGRLW, from the coding sequence GTGGACTGTCAAACCAACCTTGAAAACTGGTGGAAGGACTACTGGTCCCCGCCCGCCCTGCTCAACCCGTGGGAGTGGGCCGAAGAGAGCCTGGAGCTTTCCGCTCGTAGCACTCCGTTCCCTGGCCGGTTCACCACGGTACGGACCCCGTTCGTCCGCGTCCCCCTGGAGGCATTTCAAGATCCGGTTGTCCGACGTGTGACCGTGTGCTTCAGCGCACAGTCAGGCAAAACCACCGTCTTATCCGTGGGCTTGGCCTACGTCATCGACCAGGCCCCCGGCCCGATCCTCTACACCCTGCCCAGCGAGAACGCGGCGCTGTCCTTCAGCCGGAACCGCCTGCAACCGCTGATCCAGGATTCCCCCGTCCTGGCCCGGCACTTGACCGATAGGAAGCATGATTTCAAGGGCCTGGAAATGATGCTCGACCGGCTGACCATCAACCTCGTGGGCGCGGCCAGTCCCGCCCAGCTCGCCATGCGCCCTATCCGGTATCTCTTCGCGGACGAGATCGACAAGTGGCCCCTGGGCACTGACCGGGAAGCCGACGCCTTGTCCCTGGCCATCGAGCGCGTGAAATCGTTCCGGAACCACAAGATCGTCCTGGCCAGCACGCCCACGACGGACAAGGGCGCGATCTGGCAGAACTACCAGGCCGGGAGCCGGGAGGAATATCATATCGTCTGCGCTGAGTGCGGCGCGTCCTTCCCCCTGGAGTGGGAGCTGATCAAGTGGCCCCAGACGCTGGACCTGGAAGAGGTCCGGGCCTCTACCTGGCTGGAGTGCCCTGGGTGCAAGGCCACGTTCACGGAGCGGGAAAAGGTCCGGCTACTCCAAGCTGGTGAATGGGTGAAGACGAACCCCCTTGCACCGGCGGACCACCGCTCCTTCCGCATCAACGAACTGGCCTCCCCGGTTTCTCGCTGGGGCGACCTGGCCGTCAAGTTCCTCAGCGCCCGGGCCGCACAGAAAACCGGGGACCTGGGGCCGCTGCATTCGTTCATCAACTCGTCATTGGCGCAGCCCTGGAGCGAACCCGAGCACATGGCCCACAAGCGGCCCGAAGAGATTCAAAAGCTCTGCGATCACCGCTCCCAGGGCGAATTGCCCGACGTGCCCTTGGCAGTGCTCACCGCCGGAGTGGACACCCAGGACAACGGCTTCTGGGTCGTGATCCGGGCATGGGGCGAAAACATGGCCTCCTGGCTTGTCCGGGAAATGTTCGTCCCGGATACGGACGTCTTGGTGGAGACCATGCTCAACTCCCGCTTCGCGCATCCTTCCGGCCAGGAATTCGCGGTCCGCCTGGCCTTCATCGATTCCAGCGGCCACCGAACGGCTGAGGTTTACGAGCTTTGCCGCCGCATCCCCGTGTTCAAGCCGATCAAGGGCGAACAGAAGATTTTCGGCGGCACCTGGAAGAACTCGCTCCTGGACCGGTACACGGGCCGTGACGGCAAGTCCTACCCGATCCCCGGCGGATTGCAGCTGATCCGGCTGGACACGACATTTTACAAGAACATGCTGTCCGCAAAGATGAGCCTTGACCCCGAGGGGCCCGGAGCCATGCGCATCACCGCGGACGTGTCCGGGGATTACTTCAGCCACATGACTTCCGAGTACCGGGACGCCAAAGGCTACTGGCAGCGCCCCAAGCACAAACGCGGGGATCTCTGGGACTGCGAGGTGTACAACCTGGCCTGCGCGGATTTCCTCGGGATCAGGGATTGGAAGGCGACGAGCGTGGAGCCCAAAAAAGCCACGGTGGCACCCAAACAGGCCAACCCTTTCACGGAAGGCGCCAATCCGTTCAGCCGGACAGGCCGTCAACTGCCCTCCTGGTTCACCAGCCGTGGAGGTC